A region of Elusimicrobiota bacterium DNA encodes the following proteins:
- a CDS encoding helix-hairpin-helix domain-containing protein: MGLSIEYKLQRIRDKKSKRARMMVYKKVYRYPKWLIRKARMMVKRQRVFSFLFCFLFLHYTLHITLYTASLNLNTATYDELKEIPTLGAKRTRAILGYRERTPFRDIYELEDVCPGVSVDYLQGFVSLYAVSKTEWETKRTKNLNALQRAKLCIWGIESDGIILYVEFPDGGNAIVLGGIKNVPAVLRKDPNKFLRQHIIADDYIRRTAGFFGWKPRVDKLFILKFDDTVLEILPIILKDIVIWELYVPIDEALLKDASPPPSVSRIFSALPQKRPPEVFSVFDKIRIYQPSSRVTISAVKDGDVFRGLEIVFNEVKFLVDLNTTTLRHYDTMTLRPNDSTDTLTITDGVLIFKTRR; the protein is encoded by the coding sequence ATGGGACTATCAATTGAATATAAACTACAGAGAATAAGAGATAAAAAAAGTAAGAGAGCGAGAATGATGGTGTATAAAAAAGTTTATAGATACCCCAAGTGGCTTATTCGCAAGGCGAGAATGATGGTTAAGCGACAGCGAGTATTCTCTTTCCTTTTTTGTTTTTTGTTTTTACATTACACATTACATATTACACTTTACACTGCCTCTCTCAACCTCAACACTGCTACTTACGATGAGTTGAAAGAAATTCCTACACTGGGCGCGAAACGAACAAGGGCAATACTGGGATACAGGGAACGCACACCGTTTCGGGATATTTACGAGTTAGAGGATGTGTGTCCTGGTGTCAGTGTGGATTACTTACAGGGTTTTGTTTCTTTATATGCAGTCTCAAAAACAGAATGGGAAACGAAGCGAACTAAAAATCTTAACGCACTTCAGAGAGCAAAACTATGTATTTGGGGGATAGAAAGCGATGGCATTATTCTGTATGTTGAGTTTCCCGATGGAGGCAACGCAATTGTTTTAGGTGGTATTAAAAATGTCCCAGCAGTTTTGAGAAAAGACCCGAACAAATTTTTAAGACAGCATATTATAGCCGATGATTACATCAGGCGGACTGCTGGTTTTTTCGGCTGGAAGCCGAGAGTAGATAAACTTTTTATACTCAAGTTTGACGATACTGTGTTAGAAATTTTACCAATCATACTAAAAGATATTGTTATCTGGGAGTTATATGTGCCGATAGATGAAGCATTACTGAAAGATGCCTCACCTCCACCATCTGTCAGCAGGATATTTTCAGCACTGCCGCAGAAAAGACCGCCGGAGGTGTTTTCTGTTTTTGACAAAATCAGGATATATCAGCCGAGCAGTAGGGTTACTATATCTGCTGTGAAAGATGGCGATGTTTTTAGAGGATTAGAGATTGTTTTTAATGAGGTTAAGTTTTTAGTTGATTTGAACACTACGACACTACGACACTATGACACTATGACTCTACGACCCAATGACTCAACAGACACACTTACAATTACCGACGGTGTGCTGATTTTTAAGACGAGGAGGTAG
- a CDS encoding GGDEF domain-containing protein produces the protein MFWSKEKEQLKQTESNWARFSEAVKNVLSAQTDDKRVRAMLNGVMSITNSTRGLVFPLEEAEFDELEKSIISVGITDEEMKILFRLSTSDEVTGEMTTGNDKWYFHPVVYKNTPLCLIIVDNSLEFRELSLEKRQNLSTLNSKLSTFLSICGVVLSYNRLKEVSLKDALTGLHTRAFFEEQLYSAIRRARRVGTSFGMIMIDIDNFKQVNESFGHPVGDEVLRRVASELRGSVKDIDNVGRLGGEEFGIIIDDADEEITLAVAERLCSEVAKLDTTALIKRNLTISCGVSVWRKGLMARDLLAMSDNALRQAKQQGKNQAIAYKIKVEGRKVEG, from the coding sequence ATGTTCTGGAGTAAAGAGAAAGAGCAGTTAAAACAGACGGAAAGTAATTGGGCAAGGTTTTCAGAGGCGGTAAAAAATGTTTTATCAGCACAGACAGACGACAAACGAGTCCGAGCGATGTTAAATGGTGTGATGTCTATTACTAACTCAACAAGAGGGCTCGTGTTCCCGCTTGAGGAAGCGGAGTTTGACGAGTTAGAAAAGTCAATTATATCAGTAGGCATTACCGACGAGGAAATGAAAATATTGTTTAGGCTCTCAACATCTGACGAGGTCACAGGCGAGATGACAACCGGGAATGATAAATGGTATTTTCATCCTGTGGTCTATAAAAACACGCCGCTGTGCCTGATAATCGTTGATAATAGTTTAGAGTTTAGAGAACTTAGTTTAGAGAAAAGGCAAAATCTCTCAACTCTCAACTCTAAACTCTCAACTTTTCTTTCTATCTGCGGCGTTGTCTTATCATACAATCGGCTGAAAGAGGTCTCATTGAAAGATGCACTTACAGGACTACACACAAGAGCATTTTTTGAGGAACAACTTTACTCTGCTATCAGACGAGCAAGGCGGGTTGGCACATCATTCGGTATGATTATGATTGACATAGATAATTTTAAGCAGGTGAATGAATCGTTTGGACATCCTGTTGGTGATGAGGTGTTAAGAAGGGTTGCCTCTGAACTGCGAGGCTCTGTTAAAGATATTGATAATGTGGGTCGGCTTGGAGGCGAGGAGTTCGGGATAATTATAGATGACGCAGACGAGGAAATTACACTCGCAGTTGCAGAGCGATTATGTTCAGAAGTCGCCAAGCTGGATACAACCGCACTGATAAAACGAAACCTTACAATATCCTGTGGTGTATCTGTCTGGCGGAAGGGCTTAATGGCAAGGGATTTATTAGCGATGTCTGATAATGCCTTAAGGCAAGCGAAACAGCAGGGCAAGAATCAGGCAATAGCGTATAAGATAAAGGTAGAAGGTAGGAAGGTAGAAGGGTAG